The following are from one region of the Merismopedia glauca CCAP 1448/3 genome:
- a CDS encoding histidine kinase, protein MATPCHIIIENNPVVIYASRNGSPQKVLHILEPFIETFWQEREISGENHYTPECLAAQVIVRFGYEICEDDFSNLRVGLEYDSEVQYLYLISLDRTVTIWVPEEAYRANPSIGLQGCRQLVAQLS, encoded by the coding sequence ATGGCTACACCTTGTCATATCATTATTGAAAACAACCCTGTTGTGATTTATGCCAGTCGAAATGGTAGTCCGCAGAAGGTTTTACACATCTTAGAGCCATTTATCGAGACATTTTGGCAAGAAAGAGAAATTTCTGGAGAAAATCATTATACTCCAGAATGCCTAGCGGCTCAAGTTATCGTCAGATTTGGCTATGAAATCTGCGAAGATGACTTTTCTAACTTGCGAGTCGGTTTAGAATACGACTCAGAAGTCCAATATCTGTATCTGATATCTCTAGATCGAACCGTTACTATTTGGGTTCCAGAAGAGGCATATCGCGCCAATCCCAGTATAGGATTGCAGGGGTGTCGTCAACTAGTAGCGCAGCTAAGTTAG
- a CDS encoding DUF3370 domain-containing protein, with the protein MTIQSINKLLIFTSVLLGSLVPATLPINPTLKAQNSPTSVIKTPEEIVQKHPIKSLPGSLDNIPVFNSDSPEWVKVEGILLSTFPPAGKKHSQAHLNYAFQGRFDVFAHHFSHTPKDIKTLYIGIIIHNPGKKKVTINTLQGASYLMQDAPFIKQPNRVEDPEGKTYSGPGARAVADVLRGKRQSDFPSKIILNPGESKLLLNHPIPVKDLPKPINGRSTFLRLKSSGKVYVASLAMYAKQDRDNQEIPPTLSDWKKLLETGNFAGHRDKIPTPPGQTSGQFIYGRVAGVSQGASWIGKFPEIDLNTIQTPISYPISTLVAGTLGTGQIQTAKMLARYPDTAYAAHGNYCVEYKLTLPFYNPTDRAKTVTLNLQTPVKEDKLSLGGLRFRQPPFDFPFFRGTVKLSYRDKQKKPVIKYLHLWQRKGEIVEPLLSYEIPPQSRQQVELDFIYPPDSTPPQVLTIQSK; encoded by the coding sequence ATGACTATTCAATCCATCAACAAGTTGCTAATTTTTACATCTGTATTATTAGGTAGTTTAGTTCCAGCCACACTTCCCATTAATCCAACATTAAAAGCACAAAACTCACCCACTTCAGTCATTAAAACTCCTGAAGAAATTGTTCAAAAACATCCCATCAAAAGTTTGCCAGGTAGCTTAGATAATATTCCTGTTTTTAATAGTGATAGTCCTGAATGGGTAAAAGTTGAAGGAATCTTATTATCAACCTTTCCACCAGCAGGAAAAAAGCATAGTCAAGCCCATTTAAACTATGCTTTTCAAGGTAGATTTGATGTCTTTGCCCATCATTTTAGCCACACGCCGAAAGATATCAAAACCTTATATATCGGCATTATAATTCATAATCCTGGCAAGAAAAAGGTTACTATTAACACCTTACAAGGAGCATCTTATTTAATGCAAGATGCACCCTTCATTAAACAACCAAATCGGGTAGAAGATCCCGAAGGAAAAACTTATTCCGGGCCAGGTGCGAGAGCAGTTGCAGATGTATTAAGAGGTAAACGCCAGTCAGATTTCCCCTCAAAAATCATTCTAAATCCAGGGGAAAGTAAATTACTATTAAACCATCCTATTCCAGTTAAAGACTTACCCAAACCTATTAACGGTAGATCCACATTCTTGCGCTTGAAAAGTAGTGGCAAAGTTTATGTAGCTAGTTTAGCAATGTATGCCAAACAAGATCGAGATAACCAAGAAATCCCCCCCACTTTATCAGATTGGAAAAAGTTGTTAGAAACAGGTAATTTCGCAGGGCATAGAGATAAAATTCCGACTCCTCCAGGACAAACTAGCGGACAATTTATTTATGGAAGAGTTGCTGGTGTTTCTCAAGGTGCTAGTTGGATCGGTAAATTTCCTGAAATCGATCTTAATACTATCCAAACACCAATTTCATATCCCATTAGTACCTTAGTCGCTGGCACTTTAGGAACTGGTCAAATTCAAACAGCTAAAATGTTAGCCAGATATCCAGATACGGCTTATGCTGCTCACGGAAACTATTGTGTAGAATATAAACTAACTTTACCTTTTTATAACCCAACAGATAGAGCTAAAACTGTGACTTTAAACCTGCAAACTCCCGTCAAAGAAGATAAGTTATCTTTAGGCGGTTTGCGGTTTCGTCAGCCACCTTTTGATTTTCCATTTTTCCGAGGAACAGTCAAATTAAGTTATCGAGATAAACAAAAAAAACCTGTTATTAAATATCTACACTTATGGCAAAGGAAAGGTGAAATAGTAGAACCATTACTATCTTACGAAATTCCTCCTCAAAGTCGCCAACAAGTAGAGTTAGATTTTATCTATCCACCCGATTCTACACCACCACAAGTATTAACTATTCAAAGCAAATAA
- a CDS encoding PPC domain-containing protein, translating into MRTISWTTTWYKFHQGLALATILLTYGFNSMKAQAQNCPCSVYNPTSLTTNKEISDTLSDKDIPTGDGGFARDYRVKLNAGEQVAIDLSSDNFDTIILLMGPDGATIGQNDDGPDGSNNSLLFARVKDPGLYIVRVRAFGETGNGQFKLKITKLRPV; encoded by the coding sequence ATGAGAACTATCTCTTGGACAACAACTTGGTATAAATTTCATCAGGGATTAGCACTAGCAACCATACTTTTGACCTACGGCTTTAATAGTATGAAGGCTCAAGCCCAAAATTGTCCTTGTTCTGTGTACAATCCAACTAGTCTAACTACTAACAAAGAAATTTCTGATACTTTGTCAGATAAAGATATTCCCACAGGTGATGGTGGTTTTGCACGAGACTACAGGGTGAAGTTAAATGCAGGCGAACAAGTGGCGATCGACCTGTCTTCAGATAATTTTGACACAATTATCTTACTGATGGGGCCAGATGGGGCTACTATCGGTCAAAATGATGATGGCCCTGATGGCAGTAATAACTCTTTGCTATTTGCCAGAGTTAAAGATCCAGGCTTGTATATAGTCCGAGTACGAGCTTTTGGGGAAACTGGTAATGGTCAATTTAAACTGAAAATTACCAAATTGCGACCTGTTTAG
- a CDS encoding thermonuclease family protein, whose protein sequence is MAVPFYKAISGSFVVIGKQPDGDSVRFVADNPDLYTDLHRSFRIKPSKQDGSVQLRFESVDTPELHYGKFAQPMGDTARDATLEKLGFAEISYKGNAVDEANPETIPGAILTKGADANGRPISYVLKAEDLAGIKLGDWNLVDEDILEKTINKFLIESGFAYYTVYTSTPKLHRDYLREIAYNAREESLGLWSIDATSDFILDTQDDISEKGSLILPKLFRRCTDYLKAKDQGFSGELADWLQEKSSGSRPENDPVYLEQSQVTVEFSSLIKQQNRHISLDVDTLQITFLEK, encoded by the coding sequence ATGGCAGTTCCATTTTATAAAGCTATTTCTGGCAGTTTTGTTGTCATTGGTAAACAACCAGATGGAGATTCAGTGCGCTTTGTAGCTGACAATCCAGATCTATATACAGACTTACATCGTTCATTTCGGATCAAGCCAAGCAAGCAGGATGGTAGCGTTCAACTGCGGTTTGAATCCGTCGATACGCCAGAACTCCATTATGGTAAATTTGCTCAACCAATGGGAGATACGGCGCGGGATGCAACTTTAGAAAAGCTAGGTTTTGCAGAAATAAGTTATAAGGGTAATGCTGTTGATGAAGCAAATCCAGAAACTATTCCAGGTGCGATTCTAACTAAAGGTGCTGATGCTAATGGTAGACCTATTTCTTATGTGTTAAAAGCTGAAGATTTAGCAGGAATAAAATTAGGAGATTGGAATTTAGTTGATGAAGATATTTTAGAAAAAACAATCAATAAGTTTTTGATTGAATCGGGTTTTGCTTATTACACAGTTTATACATCTACACCAAAATTACATCGAGATTACTTGCGAGAAATAGCTTATAATGCTCGTGAAGAATCCCTTGGTTTGTGGTCAATTGATGCTACCTCTGATTTTATTCTAGACACCCAGGATGATATTAGTGAAAAGGGTAGTTTGATTTTGCCAAAACTGTTTCGTCGTTGCACTGATTATCTGAAAGCTAAAGACCAAGGTTTTTCAGGAGAATTAGCCGATTGGTTGCAAGAAAAATCTTCTGGTTCTCGCCCTGAAAACGATCCAGTTTATCTAGAACAATCGCAGGTTACAGTAGAGTTTAGTTCCCTAATTAAACAGCAAAACCGTCATATATCTTTAGATGTAGATACTTTACAAATTACCTTTTTAGAAAAGTAG
- a CDS encoding type IV pilus modification PilV family protein: protein MKRYLRYFIPKLQTSEVGFSLVEVLVSLMIISLFIGLSMQAFLIAVILKARAEQQDEAANWIQEDLEFIKHQAREYEKNAYPYSAKCSATDVANGVAASLLNDSVGGIGGNPKTDGPRILGGVPFVLTRNADYANSFDPFNLLKITYQVTAQTGGKTIATLSTEIVPDAALKCP, encoded by the coding sequence GTGAAACGGTATCTCAGATATTTTATCCCCAAGCTCCAAACTTCAGAAGTGGGTTTTTCATTAGTTGAAGTATTAGTCTCTCTCATGATTATTTCTTTATTTATTGGATTGAGTATGCAGGCTTTTTTAATTGCCGTTATTTTAAAAGCTCGCGCCGAACAACAAGATGAAGCTGCTAATTGGATTCAAGAAGATTTGGAGTTTATTAAACATCAGGCGCGGGAATATGAAAAGAATGCTTATCCTTATTCTGCTAAGTGTAGTGCCACTGATGTAGCTAACGGAGTTGCTGCGAGTTTATTAAACGATTCTGTAGGAGGTATAGGAGGAAATCCCAAAACTGATGGTCCAAGAATATTGGGAGGAGTGCCTTTTGTTTTGACTCGAAATGCTGATTATGCTAATTCTTTTGACCCTTTTAACTTATTAAAAATTACTTATCAAGTTACCGCTCAAACAGGTGGTAAGACTATCGCAACTTTATCTACTGAGATCGTACCAGATGCTGCCCTTAAATGTCCGTAA
- a CDS encoding PulJ/GspJ family protein, with the protein MALLNQKKLLEVVFVWQQSKLMVSVILKSIINFGVDYMRNILAKISSFLCLKSDGFKISGWQKKWFQLSNFVRHYRLPINKSSSGMTLVELMVAIIISAMVIIVASSALVNLLTVNQKAAAKIERRIDLSRAFDFMSYEIRTSRRINSSATAVADGTNTLIENVVTSTGLNLSDLGSYGTMVLYLEIPIIDNPPTTCPVGSPHAGLPPPTPTDYDQVIYDIRPNPSSWLSPRIISRYGRIPRSDGTIDPCEDPVSSDVLVDSISDRDITPTPNCTTPGVLSGGGGFYACVNGGLVDLYMQSKLGDLKTHNLASKAFSRLSTNNTLAAPVLSGTRQTGTNNLNLSWTWTGSNGVTFKLYRVVAGATTEVYSGANLSLTDTLAGNSGDANCYSVIATVGSYTSDYSNQVCETR; encoded by the coding sequence ATGGCTCTACTGAACCAGAAGAAATTACTGGAAGTGGTATTTGTATGGCAACAGAGTAAGTTGATGGTATCAGTAATTTTAAAAAGTATAATTAATTTTGGAGTAGACTATATGAGAAATATTTTAGCTAAAATTTCTAGCTTTTTATGTTTAAAATCTGATGGTTTTAAGATTAGTGGTTGGCAAAAAAAATGGTTCCAGTTATCCAATTTTGTTCGCCACTATCGACTACCCATAAATAAGTCATCATCAGGAATGACGTTAGTAGAATTGATGGTAGCAATTATAATTAGTGCAATGGTAATTATTGTGGCTAGCTCCGCTTTGGTTAACCTCCTCACAGTCAATCAAAAAGCTGCTGCCAAAATAGAAAGGCGTATAGATCTTAGTCGTGCCTTTGACTTTATGTCTTATGAAATTAGAACATCGAGAAGAATTAATAGTAGTGCGACAGCAGTTGCCGATGGCACTAATACCTTAATTGAAAATGTAGTTACTAGTACTGGTCTAAATTTAAGCGATTTAGGTAGCTATGGCACGATGGTTTTATATTTAGAAATCCCGATAATTGACAACCCACCTACTACTTGTCCGGTGGGGAGCCCTCACGCTGGTTTGCCACCACCAACCCCTACAGATTACGACCAAGTGATATACGATATTCGTCCGAATCCTAGTAGTTGGCTTAGTCCACGCATTATTAGCCGCTACGGACGCATTCCTCGCAGTGACGGGACAATCGATCCTTGCGAAGATCCAGTGTCTAGTGACGTTCTAGTTGACTCCATCTCAGATCGAGATATCACTCCTACCCCCAATTGCACTACTCCTGGCGTACTCTCTGGTGGTGGTGGCTTTTATGCTTGCGTCAACGGCGGTTTAGTAGATCTTTATATGCAGAGTAAATTAGGAGATTTAAAGACTCATAACCTAGCGAGTAAAGCTTTTTCCCGTCTGAGTACTAACAATACCTTAGCGGCACCTGTGCTGTCTGGAACGCGGCAAACAGGCACCAATAACCTAAATCTATCCTGGACTTGGACGGGTTCTAATGGTGTCACCTTTAAACTCTACCGAGTAGTAGCAGGAGCAACTACAGAAGTCTATAGTGGTGCTAATTTGAGTTTGACTGACACTCTTGCGGGTAATAGCGGCGATGCTAATTGTTATAGCGTTATCGCCACTGTTGGTTCGTATACTAGTGATTACAGCAATCAGGTGTGCGAAACTAGATGA
- a CDS encoding pyroglutamyl-peptidase I family protein, with protein MSISYNSPTCSSKILLTSFDIWLPHHQSNSSDDLLGNLEEHYPHPHRLDLLRRLPVDIVTASQLIIERIEEIKPDAIACCGMAENRAYLTVESRASCQDRILHTSIDLASLIDGLDFTQISHDAGKFVCEGLYYEILNYLQSKLETIPCIFIHVPVLNSANRTSMISDFTQILSRI; from the coding sequence ATGTCTATCTCCTACAACTCGCCAACCTGTTCTAGCAAGATTCTACTCACTTCATTCGATATTTGGCTACCCCATCACCAATCTAATTCCTCAGACGATCTGTTAGGGAATTTAGAGGAACATTATCCTCATCCCCATCGACTCGATCTATTACGCAGACTTCCCGTAGATATTGTCACAGCTAGTCAATTAATTATAGAAAGAATAGAGGAAATAAAACCAGATGCGATCGCTTGTTGTGGAATGGCTGAAAATCGTGCTTATTTAACTGTAGAATCTCGTGCTAGTTGTCAAGATCGTATACTTCATACATCAATAGATTTAGCCTCTCTAATTGATGGTTTAGACTTCACTCAAATTAGTCACGATGCTGGTAAGTTTGTGTGCGAAGGTTTATATTACGAAATCCTGAATTATTTACAATCTAAATTAGAAACAATTCCCTGTATATTCATTCATGTTCCGGTTCTAAATTCTGCAAATAGAACATCTATGATATCTGATTTCACTCAAATATTATCTCGTATTTAA
- the hisH gene encoding imidazole glycerol phosphate synthase subunit HisH, which translates to MSVIAVVDYDMGNLHSACKGLEKAGAKPKVTGLAKEIEQADAVVLPGVGSFDPAMQHLRSLDLVQPIKDAIASGKPFLGICLGLQILFEGSEEGNEAGLGVISGTVKRFRSEPGLTIPHMGWNQLEMTQPHHLVWRNLSSEPWLYFVHSYYVEPLDPTVTAATVTHGNQTVTAAIATGNLMAVQFHPEKSANAGLQLLSNFVNHVQSGLVTA; encoded by the coding sequence GTGTCAGTAATTGCGGTTGTAGACTATGATATGGGTAATCTCCACTCAGCTTGCAAAGGTTTGGAAAAAGCTGGTGCTAAACCAAAAGTAACTGGGTTAGCTAAGGAAATTGAACAAGCCGATGCGGTAGTTTTACCAGGAGTAGGTTCATTCGATCCAGCTATGCAACATTTGCGATCGCTCGATCTGGTACAACCAATTAAAGACGCTATAGCCTCTGGTAAACCTTTTTTGGGGATCTGTTTGGGTTTACAAATCCTATTTGAAGGTAGCGAAGAAGGTAACGAAGCCGGATTGGGTGTCATCTCCGGTACAGTCAAGCGGTTTCGTTCCGAACCTGGATTGACGATCCCGCATATGGGGTGGAATCAGCTAGAAATGACTCAACCTCACCATCTGGTTTGGCGGAATCTCTCAAGCGAACCGTGGCTGTATTTCGTTCACTCTTACTACGTTGAACCACTAGATCCTACAGTTACAGCAGCTACAGTAACTCACGGAAATCAAACAGTTACGGCTGCGATCGCGACAGGTAACCTCATGGCTGTCCAATTTCACCCAGAAAAGTCTGCAAATGCTGGTTTACAGCTTCTTTCTAACTTCGTGAACCATGTTCAATCTGGCTTAGTTACTGCATAG
- a CDS encoding diguanylate cyclase, producing the protein MKIWRWGSISLRQRFTMGIAARLLPLIVLSVGAVFLVEHTINLFEKVEEKALKEVFDLKDLELLMLDASQPVEYYLDDGDRQQRDRFLRLSRDIDHNFNQILKNSSIEPETRKLTQRSQESWQELRQITLEIFSYPYPIPNQTLIVQKKRLDTKSREAIKNISRLYTQIYHIQQYQNLERAKQLQEKVRAIVIALLGLELILAGISGLVFVRSILVPLQSLEKGVQHLSEGDLDYQVNVMTSDELGQLATTFNLMAQKLQQSQAALQDLAIKDGLTGLYNRREFNKQIKEEIERSQRYHHDCSLLMMDIDYFKKLNDTFGHQGGDEALRAVANLLKEEVRPVDRVARYGGEEFVVILPQTPGDRGAIVAERLRTAIRTHLIPVSPTQSINITVSVGLATFPNNADSEEALISAADQALYIAKRSGRDRVVSFSSMSLLD; encoded by the coding sequence ATGAAAATTTGGCGATGGGGGTCAATTTCTTTACGTCAACGCTTCACAATGGGTATAGCAGCTAGGTTATTGCCCTTGATAGTGCTGAGCGTGGGTGCGGTTTTTTTAGTAGAACATACGATTAATTTGTTTGAAAAGGTCGAGGAAAAAGCTTTAAAAGAGGTTTTTGACCTAAAAGATCTAGAATTGCTGATGTTGGATGCATCACAACCAGTTGAGTATTATTTAGATGATGGCGATCGCCAACAGCGCGATCGCTTCTTAAGGCTGAGTCGAGATATCGACCATAATTTCAATCAAATACTCAAAAATAGCTCTATTGAACCAGAAACAAGGAAACTAACTCAAAGATCCCAAGAATCATGGCAGGAACTGCGCCAAATTACTCTTGAGATCTTCAGCTATCCGTACCCCATACCCAATCAAACTTTAATCGTACAGAAGAAGCGCCTAGATACTAAGAGTCGAGAAGCAATCAAAAATATTAGCCGACTTTATACTCAGATTTATCATATTCAGCAATATCAAAACCTGGAGCGAGCGAAACAACTACAAGAAAAAGTCAGAGCGATCGTCATTGCTTTGCTAGGACTAGAATTAATCCTAGCTGGGATCTCTGGTTTAGTGTTTGTCCGCTCAATTTTAGTACCACTTCAGTCCCTAGAAAAAGGGGTACAGCATTTAAGCGAAGGAGATCTTGACTATCAGGTTAATGTAATGACATCAGATGAACTAGGACAACTAGCAACAACATTCAATCTGATGGCTCAAAAACTCCAACAAAGTCAAGCAGCATTGCAAGATTTGGCAATTAAAGATGGTTTAACGGGTTTATATAATCGCCGCGAGTTTAACAAACAAATTAAAGAAGAGATTGAGCGATCGCAACGCTATCATCATGATTGCTCGTTGCTGATGATGGATATTGACTATTTTAAAAAACTGAACGATACTTTTGGTCACCAAGGAGGTGACGAAGCTTTGCGAGCAGTAGCTAACTTACTGAAAGAAGAAGTTAGACCTGTAGATCGAGTAGCTCGTTATGGAGGAGAAGAGTTTGTCGTGATTCTCCCGCAAACTCCTGGCGATCGCGGGGCTATAGTTGCAGAAAGGCTGCGAACTGCGATTCGGACTCATTTAATCCCCGTTTCTCCTACCCAGTCAATTAATATTACTGTCAGTGTGGGATTGGCGACTTTCCCTAACAATGCTGACTCAGAAGAAGCATTGATTTCAGCCGCAGATCAAGCTTTGTATATAGCCAAACGTTCTGGTCGCGATCGAGTAGTTAGTTTTAGTAGTATGAGTTTATTGGATTAG
- a CDS encoding serine/threonine-protein kinase, producing the protein MFDKSPLATGLTLQNRYQVVKQLGRGGFGRTYLVLDRHLGGEYCVLKEFAPQVEGQNELKKARELFNREAGVLYQLQHPQIPRFRELLTVPIQGIECLFLVQDYVEGETYLEILNRYQKKGQVFSEAEVFDLLMKILPVLDYIHAQKVIHRDISPDNLIQRASDKLPVLIDFGGVKQAAVEAVSLFNPRRSLTRIGKPDYAPEEQLRKGHAEPSSDLYALGVTALVFLTGKEPQELYDARNATWQWRSQVNINRSFATILERMVAYLPRDRYQSATELLQALQKNSPQVSRFPTLNFFSKPVPDLQTNGGDTLIIQQPVKHPLPTTLLWLGIIGVLSGGAWGLWQNGLLPIPKDFSIFGRTEPKTTQKEDIARSNVSKRRKALKISENTFNRQVDSLFYARHPALKQRPLTNKAEDAKFREEWYLIADKLLDKLEKQQKK; encoded by the coding sequence ATGTTCGATAAGTCTCCTTTAGCTACTGGATTAACTCTACAAAACCGCTATCAGGTGGTTAAGCAATTAGGACGTGGAGGGTTTGGTCGGACTTATTTGGTGCTAGATCGGCATCTAGGTGGAGAATATTGCGTTCTTAAAGAGTTTGCACCTCAAGTTGAGGGTCAAAACGAGTTAAAGAAGGCTAGAGAGTTATTTAATCGAGAAGCAGGGGTACTTTACCAGTTACAACATCCCCAAATTCCCCGATTTAGAGAATTGCTGACGGTTCCCATTCAAGGAATAGAATGTTTGTTTTTGGTACAAGATTATGTTGAGGGAGAAACTTATTTAGAAATACTAAATAGGTATCAAAAAAAAGGTCAAGTTTTTAGTGAAGCTGAAGTATTTGACCTATTAATGAAAATTCTCCCTGTTTTGGATTATATTCACGCCCAGAAAGTCATTCATCGGGATATTTCTCCTGATAATTTAATCCAAAGAGCTAGTGACAAATTACCTGTATTAATTGACTTTGGGGGAGTTAAACAAGCCGCAGTCGAAGCTGTATCTTTGTTTAATCCTAGGCGATCGCTTACTCGCATTGGTAAGCCTGATTATGCCCCAGAAGAACAACTTCGTAAAGGTCATGCAGAACCTTCTAGCGATTTGTATGCTTTAGGAGTGACAGCTTTAGTTTTCCTAACAGGGAAAGAACCCCAGGAACTATATGATGCTCGTAATGCAACTTGGCAATGGCGATCGCAAGTCAACATCAATCGCAGCTTCGCCACTATTTTAGAGCGAATGGTAGCTTACTTGCCACGTGATCGCTATCAGAGTGCGACAGAATTACTCCAAGCTTTACAAAAAAATTCCCCCCAAGTTTCCCGCTTTCCTACTCTCAATTTTTTCAGCAAACCCGTTCCCGATTTACAGACTAATGGTGGCGATACTCTAATTATCCAACAGCCAGTGAAACACCCTCTTCCAACCACTTTACTTTGGTTAGGAATCATAGGCGTATTGAGTGGTGGTGCTTGGGGATTGTGGCAGAATGGATTATTACCTATACCCAAAGATTTCTCAATTTTTGGACGCACTGAACCCAAAACGACACAAAAAGAAGATATAGCTAGATCAAATGTTTCTAAACGCCGAAAAGCCTTGAAAATATCTGAAAATACTTTTAATCGTCAAGTAGATTCTCTATTTTATGCCCGTCACCCAGCTTTGAAGCAGCGTCCCCTGACTAATAAGGCGGAAGATGCCAAATTTAGGGAAGAATGGTATCTAATAGCAGATAAGTTATTGGATAAGTTGGAAAAACAGCAGAAGAAATGA
- a CDS encoding glutathione S-transferase family protein, whose translation MNTLTLVIGNKNYSSWSLRPWLAMKQMGIEFAEISISLYTPTAHEEILKYSPSGKVPILIDGEITVWDSLAICEYLSEKFPTLAWLPEDRIPRAVARSICAEMHSGFGNLRSYFPMNCRAKIGDRPMTPEVESDVRRIVNIWCNCRQKFGSEGELLFGKFRLADAMFAPVVSRFHTYGVTLDPICQTYCEAILALPAMQEWMTAAQNEVDIIKQYEF comes from the coding sequence ATGAATACTTTAACTTTAGTTATTGGCAATAAAAACTATTCTTCTTGGTCTTTGCGTCCTTGGCTAGCTATGAAACAAATGGGGATAGAATTTGCAGAAATATCAATTTCTCTATATACTCCCACAGCCCATGAAGAAATTCTCAAATATTCGCCATCAGGTAAAGTTCCCATTTTGATTGATGGGGAAATAACCGTTTGGGATTCTTTAGCAATTTGCGAATACTTAAGCGAAAAGTTTCCCACACTTGCTTGGTTACCTGAAGATAGAATACCACGAGCCGTAGCCCGTTCTATTTGTGCAGAAATGCATTCAGGTTTTGGGAATTTAAGAAGTTATTTTCCCATGAATTGTCGTGCTAAAATCGGCGATCGCCCTATGACTCCAGAAGTAGAATCTGATGTTAGGAGAATCGTCAATATTTGGTGTAATTGCCGTCAGAAATTTGGTAGTGAAGGCGAGCTATTATTTGGTAAATTCAGACTAGCTGATGCCATGTTTGCCCCTGTCGTCTCTCGTTTTCATACTTATGGTGTGACCCTAGATCCTATTTGTCAGACCTATTGTGAGGCGATTTTGGCACTACCTGCGATGCAAGAATGGATGACAGCCGCCCAAAATGAAGTAGATATAATTAAACAGTATGAATTTTAG
- a CDS encoding pilus assembly FimT family protein, protein MLPLNVRKNHKNKGFTLLEMLIIVLIIGIGFAIATPSFLSSMEKLRLEQAVVEVRSAFREAQRQAIRNGISCLITLNIEDNRLTSPCLNIGDRTLSDKIKLATNIELSSTTFDANYHPDSSYLVASTEMPNLANLGLNTSNSSIYPQTLSANCNGQGNGEGNSNGSCEDNSKLARVNFGVLGTAEFKIVKPQVTQGTPIDPSAKIIFYTSNSSKSSKKCLAISNTLGLTRAGTYNGSTEPEEITGSGICMATE, encoded by the coding sequence ATGCTGCCCTTAAATGTCCGTAAAAATCATAAAAATAAAGGTTTTACCTTACTGGAAATGCTAATCATAGTATTAATTATTGGGATCGGTTTTGCGATCGCAACTCCTAGTTTCTTATCTTCTATGGAGAAATTAAGACTAGAACAAGCTGTGGTTGAAGTCCGAAGTGCGTTTCGAGAAGCACAAAGACAAGCTATCCGTAACGGCATCTCTTGTCTAATAACGCTAAATATTGAAGATAATAGATTAACATCTCCTTGCCTAAATATTGGCGATCGCACTTTGTCAGATAAAATCAAACTAGCAACTAATATTGAGCTAAGTTCTACTACATTCGACGCGAATTATCACCCAGATAGCTCCTACTTAGTAGCATCTACAGAGATGCCAAACTTAGCCAACTTAGGATTAAACACCTCAAATTCATCTATCTATCCTCAAACTTTATCTGCTAACTGTAATGGTCAAGGTAACGGTGAGGGTAATAGTAATGGCAGTTGTGAAGATAACTCTAAATTAGCCCGAGTTAATTTTGGGGTTTTGGGAACTGCTGAATTCAAAATTGTTAAGCCTCAAGTTACTCAAGGAACTCCCATAGATCCAAGCGCAAAGATTATCTTTTATACATCTAATAGTTCTAAATCTAGCAAAAAATGTCTGGCTATATCTAATACTTTAGGGTTGACTAGAGCAGGAACTTATAATGGCTCTACTGAACCAGAAGAAATTACTGGAAGTGGTATTTGTATGGCAACAGAGTAA